A window of the Diospyros lotus cultivar Yz01 unplaced genomic scaffold, ASM1463336v1 superscaf1, whole genome shotgun sequence genome harbors these coding sequences:
- the LOC127793255 gene encoding cytochrome P450 710A11-like: MDSLWSILSSSIPYLLSLAALLVFVEQVLYLKKKGSIPGPALVLPFIGNAVSLVRDPTRFWDEQAATAKSSPLGISANYVIGRFIVFIRSSDLSHKVFANVRPDAFHLIGHPFGKKLFGEHNLIYMFGQDHKDLRRRIAPNFTPKALATYTSIQQRIILEHLIRWQRLSAESAGKPISLRLLCRDMNLETSQTVFVGPYLSSEARKRFNFDYNLFNVGLMKLPIDLPGFAFREARVGVKRLVETLAVCAVESKRKMKQGHEPTCLIDFWMQEMVREEDAAEAAGSPRPPHTTSDEIGCHLFDFLFAAQDASTSSLLWAITLLDAHPDVLAKVRREVAGIWSPESNTPIGPEQLREMKYTEAVAREVLRIRAPATLVPHIAGEDFPLTESYTVPKGAIVFPSVYESSFQGFVEPFRFDPDRFMEERQEDRLYKKNFLVFGAGAHQCVGQRYAINHLVLFIAMFASVLDFGRQRTDGCDEIAYVPTICPKDDCRVFLSQRCAAYPTLS, translated from the coding sequence ATGGATTCCCTATGGTCCATTCTGTCATCCTCCATACCGTACCTTCTCTCTTTAGCGGCGTTGCTGGTGTTTGTCGAGCAGGTACTGTACTTGAAGAAGAAAGGCTCGATTCCGGGCCCCGCGCTTGTGTTGCCGTTCATCGGCAACGCCGTATCCCTGGTCCGCGACCCGACCCGGTTTTGGGACGAACAGGCGGCGACGGCGAAGTCCTCGCCTCTTGGCATCTCCGCGAACTACGTAATCGGGAGGTTTATTGTGTTCATCCGCTCCAGCGACCTTTCTCACAAGGTGTTCGCGAATGTCCGGCCCGATGCTTTTCACCTCATCGGCCATCCGTTTGGAAAAAAGCTGTTCGGTGAGCACAACCTCATCTACATGTTCGGCCAAGATCATAAGGATCTTCGCCGCCGTATAGCGCCAAATTTTACTCCCAAGGCGCTGGCGACTTATACCTCGATTCAGCAGCGGATTATACTGGAGCATTTGATTCGGTGGCAGAGGCTGTCGGCGGAATCGGCCGGCAAGCCGATCAGTCTGCGGCTGCTCTGTCGCGACATGAATCTGGAGACCTCGCAGACGGTGTTTGTCGGCCCGTATTTGAGCTCTGAAGCGCGGAAGAGGTTCAATTTCGATTACAACTTGTTCAATGTGGGGCTGATGAAGCTTCCGATCGACCTGCCAGGATTCGCATTCCGAGAGGCGAGGGTCGGAGTGAAGAGGCTCGTCGAAACCCTAGCAGTTTGCGCCGTGGAGAGCAAGAGGAAGATGAAGCAGGGGCACGAACCGACGTGCCTGATCGATTTCTGGATGCAGGAGATGGTGCGGGAGGAGGATGCCGCTGAGGCGGCCGGGTCGCCGCGACCGCCGCACACCACCAGCGACGAGATTGGCTGCCACCTCTTCGACTTCCTCTTCGCGGCTCAGGACGCCTCCACATCCTCCCTCCTGTGGGCGATCACGCTCCTCGACGCTCATCCGGATGTCCTCGCCAAGGTCCGCCGCGAGGTCGCCGGAATCTGGTCCCCGGAGTCCAACACGCCAATCGGGCCCGAGCAGCTCCGGGAGATGAAATACACCGAGGCGGTGGCACGCGAGGTCCTCAGAATCCGCGCGCCGGCGACGCTCGTCCCGCACATCGCCGGCGAGGACTTCCCGCTGACAGAGAGCTACACTGTCCCCAAAGGCGCAATCGTATTCCCCTCCGTCTACGAGTCCTCATTCCAGGGGTTCGTCGAGCCGTTCCGGTTCGACCCGGACCGGTTCATGGAGGAGAGGCAAGAGGACCGGCTCTACAAGAAGAACTTTCTAGTATTCGGAGCAGGGGCCCACCAGTGCGTGGGCCAGAGATACGCCATCAATCACCTCGTCCTCTTCATCGCCATGTTCGCATCGGTGCTTGACTTCGGGCGCCAGCGGACGGACGGCTGCGATGAGATCGCTTACGTGCCGACGATTTGCCCCAAGGACGATTGCAGAGTTTTCCTCTCCCAGCGGTGCGCAGCGTATCCCACGCTCTCGTGA
- the LOC127792849 gene encoding 40S ribosomal protein S14-like: MSRRKVREPKEENITLGPTVREGELVFGVAHVFASFNDTFIHVTDLSGKETLVRITGGMKVKADRDESSPYAAMLAAQDVSQRCKELGINALHIKLSATGGNKTKTPGPGAQSALRALSRSGMKIGRIEDVTPIPTDSTRRKGGRRGRRL; encoded by the exons ATG TCAAGGAGGAAGGTTAGAGAGCCAAAGGAAGAGAACATAACTCTTGGACCCACAGTAAGAGAAGGCGAGCTTGTTTTTGGTGTTGCTCACGTTTTTGCATCATTTAATGACACATTTATA CATGTGACTGATTTGTCGGGAAAAGAGACACTTGTCCGCATTACTG GTGGCATGAAAGTTAAAGCTGACAGGGATGAGTCTTCACCATATGCTGCAATGCTTGCAGCACAGGATGTTTCACAGAGATGCAAG GAACTTGGGATCAATGCTCTTCACATAAAGCTCAGTGCCACAGGTGGGAACAAGACAAAAACACCTGGTCCAGGTGCTCAGTCTGCACTCCGAGCCCTTTCTCGGTCAGGAATGAAAATCGGCCGTATTG AGGATGTGACTCCAATTCCTACTGATAGCACTCGCAGAAAGGGTGGTAGAAGAGGGAGAAGGCTGTGA